In Luteitalea sp. TBR-22, one genomic interval encodes:
- a CDS encoding RDD family protein yields the protein MAGRTFDLVTHQVVDDSLLGRELAPPLRRLLAFGIDVALIAVPTVIAAILWSALALRVSDRPAYDALRAILDGRVRTEAQSLDAMTALLPTLVDIGAQGLPLEAITAVHAGRPRDGAAYMKDVDMELSLTFSDDARAVKPGHVRVPVAKFVPDLARWAALFGVPALYFTLLGLTPWGSIGKRLLGLEIRRIDGQPMTLGTAFDRFGGYASVPGTLFTGLTDLWRDPNRRLAHDRGAGTVVLRRQSA from the coding sequence ATGGCCGGACGCACGTTCGACCTGGTGACGCACCAGGTGGTCGACGACTCGTTGCTGGGGCGCGAACTCGCGCCGCCGCTGCGGCGGTTGCTGGCGTTCGGCATCGACGTGGCGCTGATCGCCGTGCCGACCGTGATCGCGGCAATCCTGTGGTCGGCGCTCGCGCTGCGCGTGAGCGACAGGCCCGCTTACGATGCCCTGCGCGCCATCCTCGATGGTCGGGTGCGCACCGAGGCGCAGTCGCTCGACGCGATGACGGCCCTGCTCCCGACGCTGGTGGACATCGGCGCGCAGGGACTACCGCTCGAGGCGATCACCGCCGTGCACGCCGGCCGCCCGCGCGACGGCGCCGCGTACATGAAGGACGTCGACATGGAGCTGTCGCTCACGTTCAGTGACGATGCGCGGGCCGTCAAGCCGGGGCACGTGCGCGTGCCGGTGGCGAAGTTCGTGCCCGACCTCGCGCGCTGGGCGGCCCTGTTCGGCGTCCCGGCGCTGTATTTCACGCTGCTCGGCCTCACGCCGTGGGGGAGCATCGGCAAGCGCCTGCTCGGCCTCGAGATTCGCCGCATCGACGGCCAGCCGATGACGCTCGGCACGGCGTTCGACCGCTTCGGCGGCTACGCGTCGGTGCCCGGCACGCTCTTCACGGGCCTCACCGATCTGTGGCGCGATCCGAACCGCCGACTCGCGCACGATCGCGGTGCCGGGACGGTGGTGCTCAGGCGCCAGTCGGCATGA
- a CDS encoding DUF2891 domain-containing protein produces MLLALLLTIQAAGTPTMDLAQAEKLAALALACVHQEYPNKIAHTMASDADAKAPRDLTPVFYGCFDWHSAVHGHWLLARVARLYPGTPLAAKAEAALARNFTAQRVAGELAYLRAPGRQEFERPYGLAWLLQVTQELREWDSPQSREWARVLAPLEDEAVKRFMDWLPKLTRPIRTGEHSQTAFAFGLALDWARQAKHTAFEQLLVERSKAFYMSDRACPMAYEPSGQDFVSPCLAEADLMRRVLPPAEFSRWLTTFLPDIPRGTKADASWLEPGVVLDATDGKLAHLDGLNLSRAWMLEGIEQALADNDPRLPALHAAAERHREVGLKAVTGAHYAGGHWLGTFAVYLTSRRGIASR; encoded by the coding sequence ATGCTGCTGGCGCTCTTGCTGACGATCCAGGCTGCAGGAACCCCCACGATGGACCTTGCCCAGGCCGAGAAGCTGGCGGCGCTCGCGCTGGCGTGCGTGCACCAGGAGTACCCGAACAAGATCGCGCACACGATGGCGTCCGACGCCGACGCGAAGGCGCCGCGCGACCTCACGCCGGTGTTCTACGGGTGCTTCGACTGGCACTCGGCCGTGCACGGCCACTGGCTGCTGGCGCGCGTGGCGCGGCTCTACCCGGGCACGCCGCTGGCCGCGAAGGCCGAGGCGGCACTGGCGAGAAACTTCACGGCGCAACGGGTGGCCGGCGAACTCGCGTACCTGCGGGCCCCCGGGCGGCAGGAGTTCGAGCGGCCGTACGGCCTGGCGTGGCTGCTGCAGGTGACGCAGGAGCTGCGGGAATGGGACAGCCCGCAGTCGCGCGAGTGGGCCCGGGTGCTCGCGCCGCTCGAGGACGAGGCCGTCAAGCGCTTCATGGACTGGCTGCCGAAGCTCACCAGGCCGATTCGCACGGGTGAGCATTCACAGACGGCGTTCGCGTTCGGGCTCGCGCTCGACTGGGCGCGGCAGGCGAAGCACACGGCATTCGAGCAGCTGCTCGTGGAACGTTCGAAGGCGTTCTACATGAGCGACCGCGCGTGCCCCATGGCCTATGAGCCGTCGGGACAGGACTTCGTCTCGCCCTGCCTCGCCGAAGCCGACCTGATGCGGCGCGTGTTGCCGCCGGCGGAGTTCTCGCGCTGGCTCACGACGTTCCTGCCAGATATTCCCAGGGGGACGAAGGCGGATGCCTCGTGGCTCGAGCCCGGCGTAGTGCTCGACGCGACGGATGGCAAGCTGGCGCACCTCGACGGCCTGAACCTGAGTCGGGCGTGGATGCTCGAGGGCATCGAGCAGGCCCTGGCCGACAACGACCCGCGCCTGCCCGCGCTCCACGCCGCCGCGGAACGCCACCGGGAGGTCGGCCTGAAGGCCGTCACCGGGGCGCACTACGCCGGTGGCCACTGGCTCGGCACGTTCGCCGTCTACCTCACTTCACGGCGGGGCATCGCGTCGCGCTGA
- a CDS encoding alpha/beta hydrolase family protein yields the protein MAEFRTICISDPRFEHDGLRHVTVKSASLRGRGDVTVWAPQVDEPPAGLVILLHGVYGSHWSWALQGGAHRTAARLVAAGDIPPFALAMPSDGLRGDGSGYVRHGDGFDAARWVVDEVPRAAREAIPGLSPEAPRFIAGLSMGGFGALRLGATHPGAWRAVSGHSSITHLSQMAQFIEEDVASLGAASGDVSVLDAMVGAGDRLPAVRFDCGVDDQLIEENRALHRALAERGIPHVYEEFPGAHAWEYWERHLEDSLRFFAARV from the coding sequence ATGGCTGAATTCCGCACGATCTGCATCTCCGACCCCCGCTTCGAGCACGACGGCCTGCGTCACGTCACCGTGAAGAGTGCCTCCCTGCGCGGCCGCGGCGACGTGACGGTGTGGGCGCCGCAAGTCGACGAGCCACCCGCCGGGCTCGTGATCCTGTTGCACGGCGTGTACGGCAGCCACTGGAGCTGGGCGCTCCAGGGCGGCGCGCACCGCACGGCGGCGCGACTGGTGGCAGCCGGTGACATCCCGCCGTTCGCGCTGGCGATGCCCTCCGACGGCCTGCGCGGCGACGGCTCGGGCTACGTGCGACACGGCGACGGATTCGACGCTGCGCGGTGGGTCGTCGACGAGGTGCCGCGCGCCGCGCGGGAGGCGATCCCCGGCCTGTCGCCCGAGGCACCTCGCTTCATCGCCGGCCTGTCGATGGGCGGCTTCGGCGCGCTCAGGCTCGGCGCGACGCATCCCGGCGCATGGCGAGCCGTGTCGGGACACTCGTCGATCACGCACCTCTCGCAGATGGCGCAGTTCATCGAGGAGGACGTGGCGTCGCTCGGCGCGGCATCGGGCGATGTGTCGGTGCTGGATGCAATGGTCGGCGCCGGCGACCGGCTGCCGGCCGTGCGGTTCGACTGCGGCGTGGACGACCAGTTGATCGAGGAGAACCGCGCGCTCCACCGGGCGCTCGCCGAGCGCGGCATCCCGCACGTGTACGAGGAGTTCCCCGGCGCGCACGCGTGGGAGTACTGGGAGAGGCACCTCGAGGACTCCCTGCGCTTCTTCGCCGCCCGCGTGTAA
- a CDS encoding PVC-type heme-binding CxxCH protein, giving the protein MKRAALVAACTLVAAIGTHGQAPQPRPSLPRLSATTTIPLALFKAPEGFEVTLWAGADLVRNPTNMDVDKDGRLWVAEGVRYRKHFDRQPAGDRIVVVEDTNGDGRADASHTFVQEPALVAPLGVAVIDNKVVVSQPPDLIVYTDVDRNRRFDPAVDRREVLLTGFQGKNHDHSLHSVTVGPDGKWLFNSGNMGGRFTDRSGRTFTSFSSYKADPIGPFTFPHDSTKLMGARSDDGHVYVGGFMVRMNPDGTQAEVIGHNFRNSYEQSITSFGDIFQSDNDDPPACRVSWVMEHANFGFSSNDGQRTWQADRRPGQSVPMAEWRQDDPGIAPAGDIYGGGSPTGTAFYEDGALGDAWRGTFFAAEPGRNAIFAYQPVRDGAGFRLERRTFLSVNDEEKWAGTDFSGGPGTTTAEISTLFRPSDVVVGADGALYVSDWIDPIIGFHEDLDDAVSGAIYRIAPRRFESTPTTIDPASIAGLIGALRSPAVNVRAIGFEGLKSRGAPAVPDVARLLDDENPYIRARAVFLLAQMGAEGRARLGAPSALRDADMRIAAFRALRRAGLDVTAEAATLAGDPDAGVRREVALAMRDRPAQVAVPILAKVAAGFDGTDRSYLEALGTGASGKEATLYDTLKRTMGTGPSSRWSDAFAWIAWRLHPPTAVDALATRASAATLSLERRRRAMDALAFIDTRAASAAMIDIATTRGPLKEAATWWVLNRLSNDWADHDLLPILKQRRLYDPDTITLQTAVVPERGPASSLLRVDDVVAQQGVAARGEAHATRCLMCHAIAGVGADVGPALDGWTRGKSPRVIATAIVDPDAGIAHGYGAVTVRTNDGVTIQGLVIKEGDPLMLRSMGGVTQIVPAARVKSRERMRRSLMMDAAQLGMSAQDVADVIAYLREH; this is encoded by the coding sequence GTGAAGCGCGCGGCCCTCGTCGCGGCGTGCACGCTGGTCGCGGCCATCGGCACGCACGGGCAGGCACCGCAGCCGCGGCCGAGCCTGCCTCGCCTGTCGGCGACGACGACGATCCCGCTGGCGCTGTTCAAGGCCCCGGAGGGCTTCGAGGTGACGTTGTGGGCGGGGGCCGACCTGGTCCGCAACCCGACCAACATGGACGTCGACAAGGACGGCCGCCTGTGGGTGGCCGAGGGCGTCCGCTACCGCAAGCACTTCGATCGCCAGCCCGCCGGCGACCGCATCGTCGTCGTCGAGGACACCAACGGCGACGGACGCGCCGATGCCTCGCACACGTTCGTGCAGGAGCCGGCACTGGTCGCGCCACTCGGCGTCGCGGTGATCGACAACAAGGTCGTGGTGTCGCAGCCGCCGGACCTCATCGTCTACACCGACGTCGATCGCAACCGGCGCTTCGACCCGGCCGTCGATCGGCGCGAGGTGCTGCTGACCGGCTTCCAGGGCAAGAACCACGACCACTCGCTGCACTCGGTGACCGTCGGGCCGGACGGCAAGTGGCTGTTCAACTCCGGCAACATGGGCGGTCGATTCACCGATCGCTCGGGCCGCACGTTCACGTCGTTCAGCTCGTACAAGGCCGACCCGATCGGGCCGTTCACCTTCCCGCACGACTCCACGAAGCTGATGGGCGCGCGCAGCGACGACGGGCACGTGTACGTCGGCGGCTTCATGGTGCGCATGAACCCCGATGGCACGCAGGCGGAGGTCATCGGCCACAACTTCCGCAACAGCTACGAGCAGTCGATCACGTCGTTCGGCGACATCTTCCAGAGCGACAACGACGACCCGCCCGCCTGCCGCGTCAGCTGGGTGATGGAGCACGCCAACTTCGGCTTCTCGTCCAACGACGGGCAGCGCACCTGGCAGGCCGACCGGCGCCCTGGCCAGTCCGTGCCGATGGCCGAGTGGCGACAGGACGACCCCGGCATCGCACCCGCCGGCGACATCTACGGCGGTGGCTCGCCGACCGGCACCGCGTTCTACGAGGACGGCGCACTCGGCGACGCGTGGCGCGGCACCTTCTTCGCGGCCGAACCCGGACGCAACGCCATCTTCGCGTACCAGCCGGTGCGCGACGGGGCCGGCTTCCGGCTCGAGCGACGCACGTTCCTCTCCGTGAACGACGAGGAGAAGTGGGCCGGCACCGACTTCAGTGGTGGTCCCGGCACCACCACCGCCGAGATCTCCACGCTCTTCCGTCCTTCCGACGTCGTCGTCGGCGCCGACGGCGCGCTCTACGTGAGCGACTGGATCGACCCGATCATCGGCTTCCACGAGGACCTGGACGACGCGGTGTCGGGGGCGATCTACCGGATTGCACCGCGCCGGTTCGAGTCGACGCCGACAACCATCGACCCGGCCAGCATCGCCGGATTGATCGGCGCCCTGCGCTCGCCCGCGGTGAATGTGCGCGCGATCGGCTTCGAGGGCCTGAAGTCGCGTGGCGCACCAGCCGTTCCCGACGTCGCCCGGTTGCTCGACGACGAGAACCCGTACATCCGGGCGCGCGCCGTGTTCCTGCTGGCCCAGATGGGTGCCGAGGGGCGGGCGCGCCTCGGCGCGCCGTCAGCGCTTCGCGACGCCGACATGCGGATCGCCGCGTTCCGTGCACTGCGCCGTGCGGGTCTCGACGTCACTGCCGAGGCCGCGACGCTGGCGGGCGACCCCGACGCGGGCGTCCGCCGCGAGGTGGCGCTGGCGATGCGCGACAGGCCCGCGCAGGTCGCCGTCCCCATCCTTGCGAAGGTGGCGGCAGGGTTCGACGGAACGGACCGCAGCTACCTCGAGGCGCTGGGGACGGGCGCCTCCGGCAAGGAAGCAACGCTCTACGACACCCTGAAGCGGACGATGGGCACAGGCCCGTCGAGTCGCTGGTCCGACGCCTTCGCGTGGATCGCCTGGCGCCTGCACCCGCCGACGGCAGTGGATGCACTCGCCACGCGTGCGTCGGCGGCCACGCTCTCGCTGGAGCGCCGGCGGCGAGCCATGGACGCGCTCGCATTCATCGACACCAGGGCTGCGTCGGCCGCGATGATCGACATCGCGACGACGCGCGGGCCGTTGAAGGAAGCGGCGACCTGGTGGGTGCTCAACCGGCTGTCGAACGACTGGGCCGATCACGACCTGCTGCCCATCCTCAAGCAGCGACGCCTCTACGATCCCGACACCATCACCCTGCAGACGGCCGTCGTGCCCGAGCGCGGGCCCGCCTCGTCGCTGCTGCGGGTGGATGACGTGGTGGCGCAGCAGGGCGTGGCCGCTCGCGGCGAAGCGCACGCGACGCGCTGCCTGATGTGCCACGCGATCGCGGGGGTCGGCGCCGACGTTGGGCCGGCACTCGACGGCTGGACGCGCGGCAAGTCTCCCCGAGTCATCGCCACCGCGATCGTCGACCCGGACGCGGGTATCGCGCACGGCTACGGCGCCGTGACGGTGCGCACGAACGACGGCGTGACCATCCAGGGCCTGGTGATCAAGGAAGGCGACCCGCTGATGCTGCGCAGCATGGGCGGCGTGACCCAGATCGTGCCTGCGGCGCGCGTGAAGTCGCGCGAGCGGATGCGCCGTTCGCTGATGATGGACGCCGCGCAGCTCGGCATGTCGGCGCAGGACGTGGCCGACGTGATCGCCTACCTGCGCGAGCACTGA
- a CDS encoding M20/M25/M40 family metallo-hydrolase has protein sequence MPRCSIFQWPLAFGLAAVCHGAWPLAAAAQVSERDLGAMAAWVSADAATGYEPRIAPMLATALGGWTTDGFGNVSTTIGSGSPHHVVACALDSPGYAITQITDQGYLRVHRIGRGSRHPLWDQQFEAQQVRVLTATGPVTGVVARSNAHFAQQHRRETAVVTADDLWVDVGAESRADVAALGIELLDPITRHVPAWPIAGGVAGPEAGRRVGCAALVTLARSARNRPPTGRTTFVLSAQEGMGWVGLSALVARAGVVDRLTILAPGEEARVSTERPAAALADFGEVLAASGLKTVRWLAPAVMQAGAHLEVVRDAEARWLLDEAAGTLGLTLPADQAWVAAPPPAPWVRPQAEATFDESSAMLTTLVERHGVSGHEWSVRRAVLEAMPAWARERAVVDDIGNITVTVGPVGPATMFIAHLDEVGYLIESIAADGTATLKAQGGVAATAWEGQTALVHFDPPGAPSTSTGRGADTDARWKAGSLSASAPPPLRGVFRIRSTADRKTPEVMQAWFGLDAAGLAARGVTVGMQVTSYKEALRLGRTRFTARALDDRAGTTALLRAMSRIDPESLPGRVVFAWSVHEEGGLDGAAAMARRMGRTVARVYSIDTFVSSDTPLESPHFAYAPLGKGPVLRAIESSSISPDAERQRTRRAAEAAGIPLQIGLTQGGTDGTTFTFWGAPNQGLSWPGRYSHSPGEVLDLRDLDALTRLIVAVARTP, from the coding sequence ATGCCGAGATGCTCCATCTTCCAGTGGCCGCTCGCGTTCGGCCTCGCCGCCGTGTGTCACGGGGCGTGGCCGCTGGCCGCGGCGGCGCAGGTGTCCGAACGCGACCTCGGCGCGATGGCCGCGTGGGTCTCGGCCGATGCCGCTACCGGCTACGAGCCGCGCATCGCGCCGATGCTCGCCACCGCACTCGGCGGCTGGACGACCGACGGATTCGGCAACGTTTCGACCACCATCGGGTCCGGTTCGCCTCATCACGTCGTGGCGTGCGCACTCGACAGCCCCGGGTACGCGATCACTCAGATCACCGATCAGGGATACCTGCGTGTGCACCGGATCGGCCGCGGCTCACGGCATCCGCTCTGGGATCAGCAGTTCGAGGCGCAGCAGGTGCGCGTGCTCACCGCCACCGGACCGGTGACGGGCGTCGTGGCCCGCTCGAACGCCCACTTCGCGCAGCAGCATCGCCGGGAGACGGCGGTGGTGACGGCCGACGACCTGTGGGTGGACGTCGGCGCCGAGTCGCGCGCCGACGTGGCGGCGCTCGGCATCGAGCTCCTCGACCCGATCACGCGCCACGTCCCGGCATGGCCGATTGCGGGTGGCGTCGCGGGACCGGAGGCCGGGCGGCGGGTCGGGTGCGCCGCGCTCGTCACGCTGGCCCGTTCGGCGCGAAACCGCCCGCCGACAGGGCGCACGACCTTCGTGCTGAGCGCCCAGGAGGGCATGGGCTGGGTAGGGCTCTCGGCGCTCGTCGCGCGCGCGGGCGTCGTCGATCGCCTCACGATCCTCGCGCCCGGCGAGGAGGCGCGCGTCTCGACCGAACGGCCCGCCGCCGCGCTTGCCGACTTCGGCGAGGTGCTGGCCGCGTCAGGCCTGAAGACGGTCCGTTGGCTGGCGCCGGCCGTCATGCAGGCGGGCGCGCACCTGGAAGTGGTGCGCGATGCCGAGGCGCGGTGGCTGCTCGACGAGGCCGCCGGCACGTTGGGGCTCACGCTGCCGGCAGATCAGGCCTGGGTGGCGGCGCCTCCCCCCGCGCCGTGGGTGCGCCCGCAGGCCGAGGCGACCTTCGACGAGTCGTCAGCGATGCTGACCACCCTGGTCGAGCGACATGGCGTGTCGGGTCACGAGTGGTCGGTGCGGCGTGCGGTCCTCGAGGCAATGCCGGCGTGGGCGCGCGAGCGCGCCGTGGTCGACGACATCGGCAACATCACCGTGACCGTGGGCCCCGTTGGCCCGGCGACGATGTTCATCGCGCACCTCGACGAGGTGGGCTACCTGATCGAGTCGATCGCTGCCGACGGCACCGCGACGTTGAAGGCGCAAGGCGGCGTGGCCGCGACGGCATGGGAAGGCCAGACCGCTCTGGTGCACTTCGATCCGCCGGGCGCGCCGAGCACGAGCACCGGACGCGGCGCCGACACCGACGCACGCTGGAAGGCGGGATCGCTCTCGGCCAGCGCCCCCCCGCCGTTGCGTGGCGTCTTCCGGATCCGATCCACGGCCGACAGGAAGACCCCTGAGGTGATGCAGGCCTGGTTCGGCCTGGACGCCGCCGGCCTGGCCGCGCGCGGTGTCACGGTCGGCATGCAGGTCACCAGCTACAAGGAAGCGCTGCGACTGGGCCGCACGCGCTTCACCGCCCGCGCGCTCGACGATCGCGCGGGCACCACGGCGCTGCTGCGTGCCATGTCCCGTATCGATCCCGAGAGTCTGCCCGGGCGAGTGGTCTTCGCGTGGTCCGTGCACGAGGAAGGCGGCCTCGACGGCGCCGCGGCGATGGCGCGTCGTATGGGGCGCACCGTGGCGCGCGTGTACTCGATCGACACGTTCGTGTCGTCTGATACGCCGCTCGAGTCGCCGCACTTCGCGTACGCGCCGCTCGGCAAGGGGCCGGTGCTGCGCGCCATCGAGAGCTCCAGCATCTCGCCCGACGCCGAGCGGCAGCGCACGCGTCGCGCCGCCGAGGCGGCCGGCATTCCACTGCAGATCGGCCTGACGCAGGGCGGCACCGACGGCACGACGTTCACCTTCTGGGGCGCGCCCAACCAGGGGTTGTCGTGGCCCGGCCGTTACAGTCACTCACCGGGCGAAGTGCTCGACCTGCGCGATCTCGATGCGTTGACGCGCCTCATCGTCGCGGTGGCGCGGACGCCGTAA
- a CDS encoding alcohol dehydrogenase catalytic domain-containing protein, translated as MTPTRAAIADGVGSFTIDTVEVGSPLADEVLVEIRAAGICHTDHASLSWKRPLVMGHEGAGVVREVGPGVTHVRPGDAVVLNWCIPCGACPQCERGDTVLCEVSKPAHVMAPSRGHAHAAGTRWRGSPIDRSFNIGTLSGLSLVRKEAVTPIPASVPFPVAAITGCGVMTGFGSAVNVARVQPGDSVAVLGCGGVGLNVIQGARVAGATTIIAIDTNAEALERARAFGATHALLAGRDDPELEAMAASVRQHTDGRGADHAFEATSVPALAFAPLRLVRDGGQALQVSGINDAVSVPMPWFMWNKRYVTPLYGGCVPSRDFPRIFELYAKGALQLDALVTRTYTLDQLGQAIDDMLTGRNAKGVILF; from the coding sequence ATGACACCCACGCGTGCCGCCATCGCCGACGGGGTCGGCTCCTTCACGATCGACACCGTCGAAGTGGGAAGCCCGCTGGCCGACGAGGTGCTCGTCGAGATCCGCGCGGCCGGGATCTGCCACACCGATCATGCCTCGCTGTCGTGGAAGCGACCGCTCGTGATGGGCCACGAAGGCGCCGGCGTGGTGCGGGAGGTCGGCCCGGGCGTGACGCATGTGCGGCCGGGCGACGCCGTGGTGCTCAACTGGTGCATCCCGTGCGGCGCCTGCCCGCAGTGCGAGCGCGGCGATACGGTGCTGTGCGAGGTCAGCAAGCCGGCGCACGTGATGGCGCCCTCGCGCGGGCACGCGCACGCGGCGGGGACGCGATGGCGCGGTTCTCCCATCGACCGCTCCTTCAACATCGGCACGCTGTCGGGTCTTTCCCTGGTGCGCAAGGAGGCCGTGACGCCGATCCCGGCGTCGGTGCCGTTTCCCGTGGCAGCGATCACGGGCTGCGGTGTGATGACGGGTTTCGGGTCGGCGGTGAACGTCGCGCGCGTGCAGCCCGGCGATTCGGTGGCCGTGCTCGGCTGCGGCGGTGTCGGCCTCAACGTCATCCAGGGCGCGCGGGTGGCCGGGGCGACGACGATCATCGCGATCGACACCAACGCGGAGGCCCTGGAACGGGCCCGCGCGTTCGGCGCCACCCACGCCCTGCTCGCCGGCCGCGACGACCCGGAGTTAGAGGCGATGGCGGCGAGCGTGCGGCAGCACACCGACGGACGCGGGGCCGATCACGCGTTCGAGGCGACCAGCGTGCCGGCGCTCGCGTTCGCGCCGCTCCGCCTGGTGCGCGACGGCGGGCAGGCGCTGCAGGTCAGCGGCATCAACGACGCGGTGTCGGTGCCGATGCCGTGGTTCATGTGGAACAAGCGCTACGTCACGCCGCTGTACGGCGGCTGCGTGCCGTCGCGCGACTTCCCGCGCATCTTCGAGCTCTACGCCAAGGGCGCGCTGCAGCTCGATGCGCTCGTCACGCGCACGTACACGCTCGACCAGCTCGGCCAGGCCATCGACGACATGCTCACGGGGCGGAACGCGAAGGGAGTAATTCTGTTCTGA
- a CDS encoding sugar phosphate isomerase/epimerase, with product MPQSRRTFLALGAAGLVSAARPLTAAIRAAQPPKFRVGVTDWNLRSEANPASFALAKKLGFDGVQVSLASGRGAERAPITDDVVKQYLAQSKEHGLPITSTCLNILHTNYLKSDPLGPKRVAEGIALTKAIGVEVMLLPFFGDGAMKTEAEMDRVGDILRELGPEARKAGVILGLEDTISARDNVRIMERAKSPAVLTYYDVGNSTGNGFKVIDELRWLGRDRICEVHLKDNPHFMGEGTIDFPGIIDALADIGFARWAVLETSSPTKMLEDDMRKNLAFTRGLVTARAKA from the coding sequence GTGCCTCAATCCAGACGGACCTTCCTCGCCCTCGGCGCGGCCGGACTCGTGTCGGCTGCTCGGCCCCTGACTGCTGCCATCCGCGCTGCGCAGCCGCCGAAGTTCCGGGTCGGCGTCACCGACTGGAACCTGCGGAGCGAGGCCAACCCGGCGTCGTTCGCGCTGGCCAAGAAGCTGGGGTTCGACGGCGTGCAAGTGAGCCTGGCCAGCGGCCGTGGCGCCGAGCGCGCGCCGATCACCGACGACGTGGTGAAGCAGTACCTCGCGCAATCGAAAGAGCACGGGCTGCCGATCACGTCGACGTGCCTGAACATCCTGCACACCAACTACCTGAAGTCCGACCCGCTCGGGCCGAAGCGCGTCGCCGAGGGCATCGCCCTCACGAAGGCGATTGGCGTCGAGGTGATGCTGCTGCCGTTCTTCGGCGACGGCGCGATGAAGACCGAGGCGGAGATGGACCGCGTCGGCGACATCCTCCGCGAACTCGGCCCCGAGGCGCGCAAGGCGGGCGTGATCCTCGGACTCGAGGACACGATCTCGGCCCGCGACAACGTGCGGATCATGGAGCGCGCCAAATCGCCCGCGGTGCTGACGTACTACGACGTCGGCAACTCGACCGGCAACGGCTTCAAGGTCATCGACGAGCTGCGCTGGCTGGGCCGCGACCGCATCTGCGAAGTGCACCTGAAGGACAACCCGCACTTCATGGGTGAGGGAACAATCGACTTCCCGGGGATCATCGACGCGCTGGCCGACATCGGCTTCGCCCGCTGGGCCGTGCTCGAGACGAGCAGCCCCACGAAGATGCTCGAGGACGACATGAGAAAGAACCTGGCGTTCACCCGCGGGCTCGTCACGGCCCGCGCGAAGGCGTGA
- a CDS encoding IS110 family transposase, which translates to MGESTTFIGLDVHQASVMAAVWAPGASAPVVGPAPVEVPKLVRWVVRTAAGRPVHVAYEAGPCGYPLVRALQAAGVRCTVVAPSLIPQVAGGRRQRIKTDRRDAAQLVRYLRDGALTAVTVPTEADEAVRELTRARQQLQRDVVRTRHRVSKLLLRHGQRWTQSKPWTRAYRTWVRALAWPEPGVAVVCRTYLAALESAEARLADLDAQLLAWPVPATMAAPVQTLTCFRGIDRLSALMIAAEIGDGRRFPTARAFMHYTGLTCWEWSSGARRRQGGISKMGNTHLRRVLSEAAWHYRFKPLVGARLRRSHAGQAPEACALAWRAQERLHHKMQTLTRRGKRATVATTAVARELAGFVWAAYRLEAPAAG; encoded by the coding sequence ATGGGGGAGTCTACGACGTTCATCGGGTTGGATGTGCATCAGGCCTCGGTGATGGCGGCGGTGTGGGCGCCCGGGGCGTCGGCGCCGGTCGTCGGTCCGGCGCCCGTGGAAGTGCCCAAGCTGGTGCGCTGGGTCGTGCGGACGGCGGCCGGGCGCCCGGTGCACGTCGCGTATGAGGCGGGGCCGTGTGGGTATCCGCTGGTGCGGGCCCTGCAGGCGGCGGGCGTGCGCTGCACCGTGGTCGCCCCCTCGTTGATTCCCCAGGTGGCGGGCGGCCGCCGCCAGCGCATCAAGACGGATCGGCGCGATGCGGCCCAGTTGGTGCGCTATCTGCGCGACGGCGCCCTGACGGCGGTGACGGTCCCCACCGAGGCCGACGAGGCGGTGCGGGAGCTGACGCGGGCGCGGCAGCAGTTGCAGCGCGATGTGGTACGGACGCGGCACCGGGTGAGCAAGCTGTTGCTGCGGCACGGGCAGCGCTGGACGCAGAGCAAGCCGTGGACGCGCGCGTACCGGACGTGGGTGCGCGCGCTGGCGTGGCCGGAGCCTGGCGTCGCCGTGGTGTGCCGGACATACCTGGCGGCGCTGGAGAGTGCCGAGGCGCGCTTGGCGGATCTCGATGCGCAGCTGCTGGCGTGGCCGGTGCCGGCGACGATGGCGGCGCCGGTGCAGACCTTGACGTGCTTCCGCGGCATCGACCGCCTGAGTGCGTTGATGATCGCCGCCGAGATCGGTGATGGCCGTCGCTTCCCGACGGCGCGGGCGTTCATGCACTACACCGGGCTGACGTGCTGGGAGTGGTCCAGTGGCGCGCGGCGCCGGCAGGGCGGCATCAGTAAGATGGGCAATACGCATCTACGGCGGGTGCTGAGCGAAGCCGCGTGGCACTACCGCTTCAAACCGCTGGTGGGGGCGCGGCTGCGACGCAGCCACGCCGGCCAGGCCCCGGAGGCCTGCGCGTTGGCGTGGCGGGCGCAGGAGCGCCTGCACCACAAGATGCAGACGCTGACCCGGCGCGGCAAGCGGGCGACGGTGGCGACCACGGCCGTGGCGCGCGAGTTGGCGGGGTTTGTGTGGGCGGCCTACCGGCTGGAGGCGCCGGCGGCCGGGTAG